The Nitrospira sp. genome segment ATACCAGAAGATGCCGGGCTAGCCGAAGGCCGATTCCGTACGATGATGGACGAAGTGCGTGAGAGATATTTCGTGGAAAGTTTGCGACTATTGTCTGCGGCCGAAGCGCGGCGGGCTGCGGAAGTGGCCGAGCGAGATAGGCAAATCGTCGAGCGGGATAGGCAAATCGTCGAGCGGGATAGGCAAGTCGTCGAGCGGGATGGACAAATTCGGTTGATAGTGAATAGCTGGTCGTGGAAGTTGACGCGTCCGTTGCGCTTTGTTTCAAGGTTGGTTCGCGACGGGTTAACCAGTGACGATCGTCAGCGATTAGCACAAGAATTACGGAAGTCTTATCATCGGTTACCGTTGCCTGTCCCGGTGAAAAGATTTGCCAGCTTTGCCTGTCACGAGGTGTTGGGAAAAATTATACGGCGGTTCCGACAGAGCGTTGCTCGTACAGCTTCATTTTGTGTGCCCACCATCAAGCCGGCTGCTAGGCAAGAGGGCTTGCCTGACTATATCATCTGGGGTGTTATTGACTGGCATTTTCGCCATCAGCGGCCTCAGCAGCTGGCAAAGGCAGTGGCTGGTACGAGACGCCGCGTTTTCTATGTCTCGCCTAATCTGGTTGACGATGATCGAGTTGGCTTTGATGCTGAGGCGTTGGATTCGTCAGGTTTGCTGTTTCAGATTAAGTTGTTTGCAAAAGGAGCCCCACAGATTTATTCGAAAGCGCCCACTCTGCCTCTTGTAAGTCGGTTGAGGACGAGCATTGGTGAAGTTCTGGAATGGGCGGATTGTGGGCGGCTTGTTTCAATGGTGCAACATCCGTTCTGGGGTGATGTGGCCTCCGTACTGCCTAATAGAGAACTTGTTTATGATTGTATGGACCACCATCAGGGTTTCGGAGGCATGAGTGAAGATTTGACTCAGCTAGAAAAAAGGCTGTTGACAAGTTCCGATCTGACAATTACGACCTCTGCGTGGTTGGATCATTCCGTTGCTAAGCATGCGCAGTATCATGCGTTGATTCGCAACGCAACAGACTACGAATTATTCGCACAGGTGCCGGAGAGTATCTATTGCGACCCTCAAGGTCGTCGGATTATCGGGTATTACGGTGCAATCGCGGAATGGTTTGATCTTGATCTGGTTGAGGCTGTGGCTAAGCGGCATCGTGAGTGCTCCGTCATGATAATCGGCGCCGACACAGTCAATGCCGATTCCAGGCTTGGGAAACTGCCGAATGTCACTTTCATCGGTGAAGTGCCATATCCCAAACTTCCGCATTACCTGCATAGCTTCGATGTTTGCCTATTACCCTTCAAAGTAGTTCCGCTCACCTTGGCGACCAATCCAGTCAAAATATATGAATACTTGAGTGCGGGTAAGCCTGTGGTTGCAGTCAATTTGCCGGAAATGGCCCAGTTTGATGGGTTGGTCTATGTTGCCACTGATCACACTCAATTTCTCGACTCTGTTGATGCGCTTCTATCGGCGCCAGAGTCAAGAAACTTGGTTCAGCGCCGCCAGGACTTTGCGCGGGGACAAACATGGAGGCATCGTGCCGAGGCGCTTATCCAGCAGACGGAATCTTCCGATCGTGCAGCCAGAGTCAGCGTCATTGTCGTTACCTACAACAACCTTGAATTGACCCGCGCTTGTTTGGCAAGCATCGATGAGCATAGCCAGTATGAAAATCTGGAAATAATCATTGTCGATAATGCTTCCAGCGATGGGTCAATAGAGTTTCTCAAAAACTGGTCTTCGGTGAATGGAAATCGCAGGTTGATTCTAAATGATAATAACCGGGGGTTTGCAGCAGCCAATAACCAGGGCCTGAACATTGCCACGGGCGATTTCCTCGTCATGCTCAATAATGATACTTATGTAACTCCGGGATGGGTGCGGTCTCTGGTCAATCATCTGAATCGGGATACAACCATTGGCCTGATTGGGCCCGTCACCAACAACATCGGTAATGAGGCCAAGATCGATATTCCCTACGCGGACATGAGCGAAATGCTTGTCAAGTCCGCCGCGTATACTCGCCGACATGCCGGACAACTGTATCCGTTGCGTACGGTCGCATTTTTCTGCGTGATGATGAAGAGGGAGACCTTTGAGCGCGTAGGGCAGTTAGACGAAGCCTTTGGCCGCGGATGGTTTGAAGACGATGACTATTGTCGGCGTGTAGAACGGGTAGGTCTGCGCGTGGTGTGTGCTGAAGACGTATTCGTTCATCACCACCTGTCCGCATCGTTCAACAAGCTCAAGCAGCAAGACCGGCAAGAGCTGTTTGAAGAAAATAAGAAAATTTACGAGGCCAAGTGGGGCGCATGGATTCCACACGGCCATCGGCAAAATCGTCAGCTGGCGATATCCGATCCTATCGTGCCGGAAATGTATGCCGACTGGGGCTACATGAGCGGTTACTGTAACGTCTGTGGTAAGTTAAGCCGATTTTTTTACAAAAAAGTCGAGCTTTGGCGAGAGTCTCTCAATTGCGAACATTGCCATACGACTAGCCGTTACCGATCAATCGCTCAAGGTATTTTACGTGCGATCAGTGAATTGACGGGTAATGAGGCATTGTCTTTGGCAACACTGCCGTGTGCCAGCACAAAGAAACTCCACGTTTATGACACACAACCCCCCTTCTATGTGCGGGGCTGCGCCTATCCTCTCCCTGATCTCCTGAAGGCAACAGGGTGGATAGAAGTCGAGTTGTCCCAATACAAGCCCAATAAACCAATGGGGAAGATGCTTGCCGGAGGAGTAACCAATCAAAATCTTGAGTGTCTAACCTTTTCCGATGAGTTGCTGGATCTCGTGATCACCAGCGACGTAATGGAACATGTGCGGCTGGATGACCGGGCGCATCGAGAGATTTATCGGGTGTTAAAACCAGGGGGCATCTATATTTTTACTGTGCCTCATGACCGCTCGTTGGAGCGGACCATGATCAGGGTTCAAGTCGATGACCCGGATGATTCTACGAAGGACGTGCACTTGCTTGAACCGGAGTATCACGGCGACACAAATTCTGATGTAGGTGCAGGTGTGCTTTCCTACCGTGTTTATGGCCGAGATCTTGAAACCTATTTAGCCAAGTTGGGGTTTGAAGTTGAGTATTCCCGCAATGGTATTGCCAATTGCGGGATTTTAAACGCCGAATTGTATTACTGCAGGAAGAAGCCTCTTCTTGCAGAAGGGAATGCGCTATAGTGAGAAAATCGGCACCTTGCATCTACACTGATGCCCACGAGTTGATGACGTTCTCTTGCTTGAAAACGACTTAATGTAAGTTTTGCTTCTCCAGATGTTCGTCGCATCGACTCAAACTGTGCGCTGAGCCGCAGGCATGAGTGCTGCGACGAGCCGCCATGGTGATTGGTCCACCACCGCTTTT includes the following:
- a CDS encoding glycosyltransferase, which produces MAYDVEYSKDKFEKLGEAFAQKEGLLIMCNHWCIEVANSLLDKIPVGARILEVGSRNVNGSVRAVLESRAAEYLGVDLFEGSGVDIVLHVAHLRDQFGDEKFDVVISTEMLEHCSNWQEALYQMSSVLRQGGLLIITTRSPGFELHDYPADYWRFSRGDFAEIFNPIGELLLLRDDMTLGWPCGVGIAVRKTADHAKLMDWYKNIMRRAVHSMATETGGKGGLVERSASMIFDQYSRYKACSDLLRQAGVKAGSTILDIGSGPECLFGRFLPDMTVSFVDPLILPESGEQRITGSVFADELNGRTFDCVTAVDVLEHVQPEHRRPFLERVSSLGRNSLLLGFPTSDSSEGYETDRTIDEQYRRVTGLRYSWLREHYAYGLPSLSATVEQLQGLGWHCQTVGHGHAPWLRELLAFVICTWDDPNWKDLVLRVSERFNREFYPYDFLPPYYRQFVIASRVPLASIMPLIPEDAGLAEGRFRTMMDEVRERYFVESLRLLSAAEARRAAEVAERDRQIVERDRQIVERDRQVVERDGQIRLIVNSWSWKLTRPLRFVSRLVRDGLTSDDRQRLAQELRKSYHRLPLPVPVKRFASFACHEVLGKIIRRFRQSVARTASFCVPTIKPAARQEGLPDYIIWGVIDWHFRHQRPQQLAKAVAGTRRRVFYVSPNLVDDDRVGFDAEALDSSGLLFQIKLFAKGAPQIYSKAPTLPLVSRLRTSIGEVLEWADCGRLVSMVQHPFWGDVASVLPNRELVYDCMDHHQGFGGMSEDLTQLEKRLLTSSDLTITTSAWLDHSVAKHAQYHALIRNATDYELFAQVPESIYCDPQGRRIIGYYGAIAEWFDLDLVEAVAKRHRECSVMIIGADTVNADSRLGKLPNVTFIGEVPYPKLPHYLHSFDVCLLPFKVVPLTLATNPVKIYEYLSAGKPVVAVNLPEMAQFDGLVYVATDHTQFLDSVDALLSAPESRNLVQRRQDFARGQTWRHRAEALIQQTESSDRAARVSVIVVTYNNLELTRACLASIDEHSQYENLEIIIVDNASSDGSIEFLKNWSSVNGNRRLILNDNNRGFAAANNQGLNIATGDFLVMLNNDTYVTPGWVRSLVNHLNRDTTIGLIGPVTNNIGNEAKIDIPYADMSEMLVKSAAYTRRHAGQLYPLRTVAFFCVMMKRETFERVGQLDEAFGRGWFEDDDYCRRVERVGLRVVCAEDVFVHHHLSASFNKLKQQDRQELFEENKKIYEAKWGAWIPHGHRQNRQLAISDPIVPEMYADWGYMSGYCNVCGKLSRFFYKKVELWRESLNCEHCHTTSRYRSIAQGILRAISELTGNEALSLATLPCASTKKLHVYDTQPPFYVRGCAYPLPDLLKATGWIEVELSQYKPNKPMGKMLAGGVTNQNLECLTFSDELLDLVITSDVMEHVRLDDRAHREIYRVLKPGGIYIFTVPHDRSLERTMIRVQVDDPDDSTKDVHLLEPEYHGDTNSDVGAGVLSYRVYGRDLETYLAKLGFEVEYSRNGIANCGILNAELYYCRKKPLLAEGNAL